The Macaca nemestrina isolate mMacNem1 chromosome 12, mMacNem.hap1, whole genome shotgun sequence genome contains a region encoding:
- the LOC105469448 gene encoding speckle targeted PIP5K1A-regulated poly(A) polymerase isoform X2 yields MDKDKGVFAIVEMGDVGAREAVLSQSQHSLGGHRLRVRPREQREFQSPASKSPKGAAPDNHQLAKALAEATDVGTQMIKLVGLRELSEAERQLRSLVVALMQEVFTEFFPGCVVHPFGSSINSFDVHGCDLDLFLDLGDLEEPQPVPKAPESPSLDSALASPLDPQALACTPASPPDSQSPASPQDSEALDFETPSSSLAPQTPDSALASETLASPQSLPPASPLLEDRGEGDLGKALELAEAPKREKAEGAAMLELVGSILRGCVPGVYRVQTVPSARRPVVKFCHRPSGLHGDISLSNRLALHNSRFLSLVSELDGRVRPLVYTLRCWAQGRGLSGSGPLLSNYALTLLVIYFLQTRDPPVLPTVSQLTQKAGEGEQVEVDGWDCSFPRDASRLERSTNVEPLSSLLAQFFSCVSCWDLRGSLLSLREGQALPVAGGLPSNLWEGLRLGPMNLQDPFDLSHNVAANVTSRVAGRLQNCCRAAANYCRSLQYQRRSSRGRDWGLLPLLQPSSPSSLLSATPIPLPLAPFTQLTAALVQVFREALGCHIEQGTKRPRSEGGGTGESAQGGTSKRLKLDGQKKSCEEGGEEQQGCAGDGVEEMVIEVGEMVQDWAMQGPGQPGELPLMTGKHGAPGEEGQPSYAALAERGPKGHEAAQEGSQGEAGQGASLPSSVSWRCALWHRVWQGRRRARRRLQQQTKAGAGGGAGTGAGWLATEAQVTQELRGLSGGEERPETEPLLSFVASVSLADRMLTVTPLQDRQGLFPDLHHFLQVFLPQALKHLK; encoded by the exons GGAGTGTTTGCCATTGTGGAGATGGGGGACGTGGGTGCTCGAGAGGCTGTCTTGTCACAGTCCCAGCACAGCCTGGGAGGACATCGCCTGCGTGTCCGCCCACGGGAGCAGAGGGAGTTCCAGAGCCCGGCCTCCAAATCCCCCAAAGGAGCGGCCCCCGACAATCACCAGCTGGCCAAAGCACTAGCTGAGGCCACAGACGTGGGGACACAAATGATAAAGCTTGTGGGGCTGAGGGAGTTGTCTGAGGCTGAGCGGCAGCTTCGGAGCCTGGTGGTGGCCCTGATGCAGGAGGTCTTCACAGAGTTCTTCCCTG GCTGTGTGGTCCACCCTTTTGGCTCTTCCATAAATAGCTTCGATGTCCATGGCTGTGATCTTGACCTCTTCTTGGATCTGGGTGACTTGGAAGAGCCCCAG CCAGTCCCAAAGGCTCCAGAATCTCCATCGCTGGACTCGGCCCTGGCTTCGCCACTGGACCCTCAAGCCCTGGcctgcaccccagcctccccTCCAGATTCACAATCTCCAGCTTCTCCCCAGGATTCTGAAGCCCTGGACTTTGaaaccccttcctcctccctggcACCCCAAACTCCAgactctgccttggcctctgagaCCCTTGCTtctccccagtctctgcctccagccTCACCACTGCTGGAGGATAGGGGAGAGGGGGACCTGGGGAAGGCCCTGGAACTAGCAGAGGCCCCAAAGCGGGAGAAAGCAGAAGGGGCAGCAATGCTGGAGCTGGTGGGATCCATTCTCCGGGGCTGTGTCCCTGGGGTGTATCGAGTCCAAACTGTGCCCTCTGCCCGGCGCCCTGTGGTCAAGTTCTGTCATCGGCCTTCAGGTCTCCACGGTGACATCTCCCTCAGTAACcg GCTGGCCCTGCATAACTCCCGTTTCCTGAGTCTCGTCTCTGAGCTAGATGGTCGAGTCCGGCCCCTCGTGTACACCCTCCGCTGCTGGGCTCAGGGTCGGGGGCTTTCAG GGAGTGGCCCTCTTCTCAGTAACTACGCCCTGACCTTGCTGGTGATATATTTTCTTCAGACCAGGGACCCTCCTGTGTTGCCCACTGTATCCCAGCTCACCCAGAAAGCAG GAGAGGGGGAGCAGGTGGAAGTCGATGGCTGGGACTGCAGTTTCCCCAGGGATGCCTCAAGACTGGAGCGCAGCACAAATGTGGAGCCCCTCA gttCCCTGCTAGCCCAGTTCTTCTCCTGTGTATCTTGCTGGGATCTTCGTGGCTCACTGCTGTCCCTGCGGGAGGGTCAGGCACTGCCTGTGGCAGGGGGCCTGCCCTCTAATCTCTGGGAGGGTCTGCGCCTTGGCCCCATGAATCTCCAGGACCCTTTTGACCTGAGTCACAATGTCGCAGCCAATGTGACCAGCCGGGTGGCTGGGCGCCTACAGAACTGCTGCCGAGCGGCAGCCAATTACTGCCGAAGCCTCCAGTACCAGCGCCGTTCCTCCCGGGGTCGGGACTGGGGGCTGCTCCCTCTTCTGCAGCCCAGCTCCCCCAGCTCCCTACTCTCTGCTACTCCGATCCCTTTACCCCTTGCACCCTTCACCCAGCTCACTGCTGCCCTGGTGCAGGTATTCAGGGAAGCACTGGGGTGCCATATAGAACAGGGAACCAAGAGACCGCGGTCAGAAGGAGGTGGAACTGGGGAGTCTGCTCAGGGAGGGACGAGCAAAAGACTGAAACTAGATGGACAGAAAAAGAGCTGTGAGGAGGGGGGAGAGGAGCAGCAGGGATGTGCAGGGGACGGGGTAGAAGAGATGGTTATAGAGGTTGGAGAGATGGTGCAGGACTGGGCCATGCAGGGCCCTGGGCAGCCAGGGGAGCTGCCCCTGATGACTGGAAAGCATGGAGCCCCTGGAGAAGAGGGGCAGCCCAGCTATGCGGCCCTGGCAGAGCGGGGGCCCAAGGGACATGAGGCAGCCCAAGAAGGGTCCCAGGGTGAGGCAGGGCAGGGGGCATCTCTGCCCTCCTCAGTGAGCTGGCGCTGTGCCTTGTGGCACCGAGTGTGGCAGGGACGGCGGCGAGCCCGTAGACGCTTGCAGCAGCAAACCAAGGCAGGAGCCGGAGGTGGTGCTGGCACAGGAGCAGGGTGGCTGGCAACTGAGGCTCAGGTCACCCAGGAGCTGAGAGGACTGAGTGGTGGCGAAGAGAGGCCAGAAACTGAGCCCCTGCTGAGCTTTGTGGCGTCTGTCTCCCTGGCTGACCGAATGCTCACTGTGACCCCGCTCCAGGATCGCCAAGGCCTGTTCCCTGATCTCCATCATTTCTTACAGGTTTTCCTCCCTCAAGCACTTAAACATCTGAAGTGA